One genomic window of Magnolia sinica isolate HGM2019 chromosome 3, MsV1, whole genome shotgun sequence includes the following:
- the LOC131240621 gene encoding ribosome production factor 2 homolog: protein MLKVKTPKNARAARELEKRAPKLVENGKKTLILQGTKTSNVLNSVLTEIFHLKKGSAIKYSRKNDNIRPFENGGETSLEFFSLKTDCSLFVFGSHSKKRPNNLIMGRTYDHHIYDLVEVGVENFKAMESFSYDKKLAPRVGSKPFIAFIGDGFENVVELKHLKEVLLDLFRGEVVETLNLAGVDRAYVFTAVSPNTVFFTHCALRLKRSGTVVPRMELVEVGPSMDFVVRRHRLPNEGVKKQAMKTASDQPKKKMKNVSRDVLQGKIGKIYIPDQQVGDMALSNDAKGLKRERREAKTNKEAKAHKSKKQKADPK, encoded by the exons GTTGAGAATGGTAAAAAGACGCTGATACTTCAAGGCACAAAAACTAGCAATGTATTGAATTCCGTATTGACGGAGATTTTTCATTTGAAGAAGGGCAGTGCTATTAAATATAGTAGGAAGAATGACAACATACGGCCGTTTGAGAACGGCGGGGAGACTTCTCTGGAGTTCTTTTCTCTCAAGACCGATTGCAGTCTTTTTGTG ttTGGTTCTCATTCGAAGAAACGGCCAAACAATCTAATTATGGGACGGACTTACGATCACCACATTTACGATCTTGTTGAGGTTGGTGTGGAGAACTTCAAAGCCATGGAGTCATTTTCATACGATAAGAAATTAGCTCCACGAGTTGGGTCAAAACCCTTCATTGCTTTCATTGGAGATGGTTTTGAGAATGTAGTGGAGCTGAAACATTTGAAGGAAGTTCTGCTCGATCTGTTCCGGGGAGAG GTTGTAGAAACTCTCAATCTTGCTGGGGTTGACCGGGCTTATGTATTTACAGCCGTGTCTCCGAACACAGTATTTTTCACACACTGTGCCCTGCGGCTTAAAAGGTCAGGCACAGTTGTCCCTAGGATGGAACTTGTAGAAGTGGGACCCTCCATGGACTTTGTAGTCCGGCGGCATCGTCTTCCCAATGAAGGCGTCAAGAAGCAAGCTATGAAAACTGCGTCAGATCAGCCTAAGAAGAAG ATGAAAAATGTTAGCCGCGATGTGCTACAAGGGAAAATTGGGAAGATATACATTCCTGATCAACAG GTTGGAGACATGGCGCTATCTAACGATGCGAAGGGTCTAAAGAGGGAACGGCGGGAAGCTAAGACGAACAAGGAGGCAAAAGCGCACAAATCAAAGAAGCAAAAGGCAGATCCCAAATAA